In Sphingobium sp. Cam5-1, the following proteins share a genomic window:
- a CDS encoding ferredoxin--NADP reductase, which translates to MGEQLAIKASAPSSGDNLYIRLRVSDVIEESHDSMSIVFDTRGLDDIFAYRPGQFLTLRVPVGDAHVARCYSLASSPFLNEPLKVTVKRVEGGIASNWLIDSLRANDELEVLAPAGVFTPRVLDTDLLLIAGGSGVTPIMSILKSALRMGKGKVALIYANRDERSVIFAQELSKLAQQYPERMVVHHWLESVQGLPSSAQIAALAGDFTSYEAFICGPDKFMDCAVDALLRVGMDRKHVHVERFISLSQDPGIPVVPMDCSDEPTGDEAALTVLFDGVATQLLWHSERTLLDTLLMADIPAPYSCKEGKCSACICKLTRGSATMVHNEVLNQDDIAEGWLLACQAVPNDAAVSVSFDE; encoded by the coding sequence ATGGGTGAGCAGTTGGCGATCAAGGCTTCCGCGCCAAGCAGCGGCGATAACCTCTATATAAGGCTTCGCGTAAGCGATGTGATCGAGGAATCGCACGATTCCATGTCCATAGTCTTCGACACCAGGGGGCTAGACGATATATTCGCTTATCGCCCGGGTCAGTTCCTGACGTTGCGGGTGCCGGTAGGTGACGCGCATGTCGCGCGCTGTTATTCCTTGGCGAGTTCCCCCTTTCTGAACGAGCCGCTGAAAGTTACGGTTAAGCGCGTCGAGGGCGGCATTGCCTCAAACTGGCTGATCGACAGTCTTCGTGCGAACGACGAGCTGGAGGTATTGGCCCCGGCAGGCGTCTTCACGCCGCGCGTACTGGACACCGATCTACTGCTGATCGCAGGCGGCAGCGGGGTGACGCCGATCATGTCGATCCTCAAGTCCGCATTGCGCATGGGGAAGGGCAAGGTTGCCCTTATATATGCCAATCGTGACGAACGATCGGTAATTTTCGCGCAAGAACTGAGCAAGTTAGCGCAACAATATCCAGAGCGAATGGTAGTCCATCACTGGCTGGAAAGCGTGCAGGGATTACCCAGTTCGGCCCAGATTGCTGCACTCGCGGGGGATTTCACAAGCTACGAAGCGTTTATCTGCGGTCCGGACAAGTTCATGGACTGTGCGGTCGACGCGTTGCTGCGAGTGGGCATGGACCGTAAACATGTTCATGTCGAGCGGTTCATCTCCCTGTCGCAGGATCCGGGCATTCCTGTTGTACCGATGGATTGCAGTGACGAACCTACGGGGGATGAAGCGGCGCTCACTGTATTGTTCGACGGAGTGGCGACGCAACTTCTTTGGCACTCCGAACGGACACTGCTCGACACACTTCTCATGGCCGACATTCCCGCGCCCTATTCATGCAAGGAAGGGAAATGCAGCGCATGCATCTGCAAGTTGACGCGGGGTAGCGCGACGATGGTTCATAACGAGGTTCTGAACCAGGATGACATTGCAGAAGGCTGGTTGCTCGCCTGTCAAGCGGTGCCGAATGACGCGGCTGTGTCGGTGTCATTCGATGAATAA
- a CDS encoding acyl-CoA dehydrogenase family protein yields the protein MKDVGATGTPLPETLIDRARAMIPVLRERAPACARAGSVPAQTISEMKAAGFFRVLQPKRYGGYEMHPNVFYEIQKALAEGCMSTGWVYGVLGCHPYELALFHDEAQREVWGDDPDMLASSSYQAVGKVEKAEGGFYLSGRWGFSSGSSHCGWVLLGAMYFDPDGGPPDMRTFLLPRSDYQVIEGTWDTFGLQGTGSFDIVVERVFVPEHRTHKASDGFACTNPGQKENDAPLYRLPWAQVFVRSVSTAAFGGARAGIQAGIDIMNSRISTNTGKASKADPMLHAAIARAIAEVHEMELTHRATFDEMISCVERGELVSMERRALFAYQSSTVVRRMAGLVDDIMKLLGGRAIYMSSAIIQPWLDLHAARAHVANDPANRSGDVLGTMHGEPPAFKFI from the coding sequence ATGAAGGACGTAGGGGCCACCGGCACGCCGCTCCCGGAAACTCTCATCGATCGAGCACGAGCGATGATCCCTGTGCTTCGCGAGCGTGCTCCGGCCTGCGCGCGGGCAGGCTCCGTTCCGGCGCAAACCATATCCGAGATGAAGGCGGCCGGGTTCTTCCGTGTGCTCCAGCCCAAGCGTTACGGCGGCTATGAGATGCACCCCAATGTTTTCTACGAAATCCAGAAGGCTTTGGCGGAAGGCTGCATGTCCACCGGCTGGGTGTACGGGGTTCTGGGATGCCACCCCTATGAACTCGCGCTCTTCCATGACGAAGCGCAGCGCGAAGTTTGGGGCGATGATCCCGACATGCTCGCCTCATCGAGCTATCAGGCGGTAGGCAAGGTCGAAAAGGCGGAAGGGGGATTTTATCTCTCGGGGCGCTGGGGCTTTTCCTCGGGCTCGTCTCATTGCGGCTGGGTGCTGCTCGGCGCGATGTATTTCGATCCCGATGGCGGTCCGCCCGACATGCGCACCTTCCTTTTGCCGCGCTCCGACTATCAGGTGATTGAAGGCACCTGGGACACGTTCGGCCTTCAGGGCACTGGCAGCTTCGACATCGTTGTCGAACGCGTCTTCGTGCCCGAACATCGCACCCATAAGGCCAGCGACGGTTTCGCCTGCACCAATCCGGGGCAGAAGGAAAATGACGCCCCATTGTACCGGCTGCCTTGGGCGCAGGTGTTTGTTCGCTCGGTTTCCACAGCGGCCTTTGGCGGCGCGCGTGCCGGGATTCAGGCGGGCATCGACATTATGAACAGCCGCATTTCGACGAACACCGGCAAGGCTTCGAAAGCCGATCCGATGCTGCACGCCGCCATCGCTCGCGCGATTGCCGAGGTACACGAAATGGAACTGACGCATCGAGCGACCTTCGATGAAATGATCAGCTGTGTGGAGCGGGGCGAACTTGTGTCGATGGAGCGGCGTGCGCTGTTCGCCTACCAGTCTTCCACCGTCGTGCGTCGCATGGCCGGACTGGTTGACGATATCATGAAACTGCTGGGCGGGCGTGCCATCTACATGTCCAGTGCGATCATACAGCCCTGGCTCGACCTGCACGCCGCCCGCGCGCATGTCGCCAATGATCCGGCCAACCGCAGCGGCGATGTCTTGGGCACCATGCACGGCGAACCGCCGGCCTTTAAATTCATCTGA
- a CDS encoding VOC family protein: protein MNKEAGKDGMGISQLGYLVVGATDIDRWRAFGTQIAGLAAVDGANGELLLKADGRAFRVLVVADERDRLISSGWEVSNSADFEALRDRLIAAGVEVVDADLAVLSQRHVTGMFTCADPSGNVIEVYWGPISDFTRFVSPVGVAAFVMGSMGMGHVVLPALKFEETQHFWREHLGFGLSDILHIPAPGGAKARIHFMHCNPRQHSLALAEMPQPAGCVHMMLEVPDLDEVGLALDRLSEAGIPLAATLGRHVNDNMTSFYVWTPGGFALEYGCGGMVKNWEVEGTVFETTRGSHWGHQWLTPPTL from the coding sequence ATGAATAAGGAAGCAGGAAAGGACGGCATGGGCATTAGTCAACTGGGCTATTTGGTCGTTGGAGCTACCGACATCGATCGTTGGCGTGCGTTCGGCACGCAGATCGCCGGATTGGCTGCGGTTGATGGCGCAAATGGCGAGTTGCTGCTGAAGGCGGATGGCCGCGCATTTCGTGTGCTGGTCGTTGCCGACGAGCGCGACCGCCTGATTTCCTCGGGCTGGGAAGTGTCGAATTCGGCTGACTTCGAGGCGCTGCGGGATCGGCTGATTGCCGCAGGCGTGGAAGTTGTTGATGCCGACTTAGCGGTCCTTTCACAGCGCCATGTCACGGGCATGTTCACATGCGCAGACCCGTCCGGCAACGTGATCGAAGTCTATTGGGGGCCGATCTCTGACTTCACCCGCTTTGTTTCGCCGGTCGGCGTTGCAGCCTTCGTGATGGGTTCAATGGGGATGGGCCATGTCGTGCTGCCTGCACTGAAGTTTGAGGAAACGCAGCATTTCTGGCGGGAGCATCTCGGCTTCGGCTTGTCGGATATTTTGCATATTCCCGCGCCTGGCGGGGCGAAGGCGCGGATTCACTTCATGCATTGCAATCCGCGCCAGCACAGTCTTGCGCTCGCAGAGATGCCACAACCTGCCGGTTGCGTACACATGATGCTGGAGGTTCCCGATCTCGACGAAGTCGGTCTCGCACTCGATCGGCTTTCTGAAGCGGGTATTCCCTTGGCAGCGACTTTGGGACGTCATGTGAACGACAACATGACTTCATTCTATGTCTGGACACCCGGCGGGTTTGCACTGGAATATGGTTGCGGAGGGATGGTAAAAAATTGGGAAGTTGAAGGAACAGTATTTGAAACCACGCGGGGAAGCCATTGGGGCCATCAATGGTTGACGCCACCAACTCTATAA
- a CDS encoding Gfo/Idh/MocA family protein: MKLRVGIVGASADGSWGSRAHIPALRSLPGFEVAGVATTRLETAQRAAEALGIPRAFENSAQLAEDPGIDVVAVCVRVPFHAKVIEAAIAARKHIYCEWPLTVTTAEAQSALEAAERSDGNTAVGLQGRADPAVRMAKRLIDEGAIGAIHAVALNYSSAWPVTVPSQHMLMQDAQSGLSQLELSGGHCLDALCYMLGEFKELSATLATHVPQARVFDTGEVVTRTSADQMVVQGTLATGVTLSAHIMGAPGAGTGTRIEIQGTEGCLLLSSASRNVVPSAGLSLSRFAKGRTEPVDIAPECIAAPERPSGDAANVANMYALFEAAIAEGKPFQHGFGAAVTRHRMLDAIRQSAVSGTRVML, from the coding sequence TTGAAACTTCGGGTCGGGATCGTCGGGGCGAGCGCTGACGGCAGCTGGGGCTCCCGCGCGCATATTCCCGCACTTCGCAGCCTGCCGGGTTTCGAGGTCGCCGGCGTTGCGACCACTCGGCTTGAAACCGCTCAGCGCGCCGCAGAGGCTCTGGGGATTCCGCGAGCCTTCGAAAATTCCGCTCAACTTGCAGAAGACCCAGGCATTGACGTCGTTGCGGTCTGCGTGCGTGTGCCATTCCATGCGAAGGTCATCGAAGCAGCCATAGCAGCACGCAAACATATCTATTGCGAATGGCCGCTCACAGTGACAACGGCAGAGGCGCAATCAGCGCTGGAAGCGGCCGAACGCAGTGACGGGAACACGGCCGTTGGACTTCAGGGCCGTGCCGACCCTGCCGTGCGCATGGCCAAGCGCTTGATCGACGAGGGCGCCATAGGGGCGATTCATGCCGTCGCGCTGAATTATTCTTCGGCATGGCCTGTGACTGTTCCCTCCCAACATATGCTGATGCAGGACGCCCAGTCCGGCCTCTCTCAACTCGAACTTTCGGGCGGTCATTGTCTGGACGCGCTCTGCTATATGCTTGGCGAATTCAAGGAACTGTCGGCTACCTTGGCGACGCATGTCCCTCAGGCGCGCGTGTTCGACACTGGAGAGGTGGTGACGCGCACTTCCGCCGACCAGATGGTCGTACAGGGCACATTGGCGACCGGCGTCACTTTGTCGGCTCATATCATGGGAGCGCCGGGGGCGGGGACGGGGACACGGATCGAAATCCAGGGCACTGAAGGATGTCTTCTTCTTTCATCGGCAAGCCGTAATGTCGTGCCCTCCGCTGGCCTTTCCCTTTCCCGTTTCGCCAAAGGCCGGACTGAACCGGTGGATATCGCTCCAGAGTGCATCGCAGCACCGGAACGCCCGAGCGGCGATGCCGCCAATGTGGCGAACATGTATGCCCTCTTCGAAGCCGCGATCGCG
- a CDS encoding TonB-dependent receptor, whose amino-acid sequence MNLLIKSALFASVSLVPHFVWAQEASSQPAVGFGDIIVTAQKREENLQDVPVAVTALSAEQIQNQRIQDVNDLATKVPSLTILKGAGGDAPFITLRGSLSATPANPNTDNSASFYMDGVYLGNMSGIAFDISDIERIEVIRGPAGTLFGTNSTAGAINYITSSPKGKFYARQELTYSRFDSIRSKTRIDLPEWNGFSVSGTYVHNYRGSDIRNINSSTWDVAGQSMGTKDTVTTAPKLGVQKTDAFHGAVRYQPFDGLDVNYKFDYIDWRGVAPAQQIVGFSEGPYGAFARGIIAAQTFFGGPSLSDYVQQERSKNVYNDFTSRGRNKIMAHYLSLEYKANDYLTIKNTASWRSLDRDFRTGQIDGAGGLLMPYPDFTNPTLPLQPFSLLTFGSMDKRSQFSNETQFIVDTDPLSLTAGLFYYNRHTQPGSLVSAIFPFTGMPNYVVPGSYTGSQRETFYRSRQIAGYGQATYHLTPQIDLTGGVRYTQDAKSVFDGTVEPGTTYEYDKGKFSWLANISYKPNDGTMMYAKFTTGYVAGGLSALQATVNDRASPTDPLQPVLVSAAVPYKEETAVSWEAGIKADFFDRRLRTNFALFYVTYKNLQQTFPVTATAIGPLSHQPITFSTFATTNIGKSRDYGLEYEIYAMPIEGLTLSATGAYNNFKYVEAPPGSVEPVYRPKFTANVAAEYSVPLSGDMRVSFRGDAEYRSSIALANHRIVTPYPENDRLNELLFQDPLMKLNARVTLSNIPMGPTTSRISVWGRNLTNKQRYNSGGDFGTVISGVFDDPVTYGVDLAVEF is encoded by the coding sequence ATGAACTTACTAATAAAATCCGCTCTGTTTGCGAGCGTGAGCCTTGTGCCGCATTTTGTGTGGGCACAGGAAGCATCATCCCAACCGGCCGTTGGCTTCGGCGACATCATTGTCACCGCGCAGAAGCGCGAAGAAAACCTGCAGGATGTTCCGGTGGCTGTTACCGCACTCAGCGCGGAACAGATACAAAACCAGCGCATCCAGGACGTTAACGATCTGGCCACCAAGGTGCCCAGCCTTACCATCTTGAAGGGTGCGGGCGGCGACGCGCCCTTTATCACCCTGCGTGGTTCGCTCTCGGCGACACCAGCCAACCCCAACACCGACAACAGCGCATCCTTCTATATGGATGGCGTCTACCTGGGTAATATGTCAGGTATTGCGTTCGACATCAGTGACATTGAGCGGATCGAAGTCATCCGCGGTCCTGCGGGCACATTGTTCGGCACCAACTCGACCGCGGGCGCGATCAACTACATTACTTCTAGCCCCAAGGGTAAATTTTACGCGCGGCAGGAACTGACTTATTCCCGCTTTGATTCTATCCGGAGCAAAACCCGGATCGATCTGCCGGAATGGAATGGGTTCAGCGTATCGGGCACCTATGTTCATAACTATCGTGGAAGCGATATCCGAAACATCAACAGTAGCACCTGGGATGTTGCGGGTCAGAGCATGGGCACGAAAGACACGGTGACAACCGCGCCGAAGCTCGGGGTTCAGAAGACTGACGCTTTCCATGGAGCGGTTCGTTATCAACCCTTCGATGGGCTGGATGTTAACTACAAGTTCGATTACATCGACTGGCGCGGTGTCGCCCCTGCTCAGCAGATCGTCGGTTTTTCTGAAGGGCCATACGGCGCTTTTGCTCGTGGCATCATTGCCGCGCAGACATTTTTTGGCGGCCCTTCGTTAAGCGACTATGTACAGCAGGAACGATCGAAAAACGTTTATAACGATTTCACCTCTCGTGGTCGCAATAAGATCATGGCGCATTATCTTTCGCTTGAATACAAGGCGAATGATTATCTGACGATCAAGAATACAGCGTCGTGGCGCAGCCTTGACCGAGACTTCAGAACTGGTCAGATTGATGGCGCGGGTGGCCTTCTGATGCCCTATCCCGACTTTACAAACCCCACATTACCCTTACAGCCCTTTTCCCTGTTGACCTTCGGCAGCATGGACAAGCGCAGCCAGTTCAGCAACGAAACTCAGTTTATCGTTGATACTGACCCGCTGAGCCTGACGGCCGGACTCTTCTACTATAATCGTCATACGCAGCCCGGCTCGCTGGTCAGCGCCATCTTCCCCTTCACAGGCATGCCGAATTATGTCGTGCCCGGCAGCTACACAGGAAGCCAGCGGGAAACCTTCTATCGCTCGCGGCAGATTGCTGGTTATGGCCAGGCGACCTACCATCTGACGCCGCAGATCGATTTGACCGGCGGCGTTCGCTACACGCAGGATGCCAAGTCGGTTTTCGACGGAACTGTCGAGCCGGGCACAACGTACGAATATGATAAGGGCAAGTTCTCATGGCTCGCCAATATCTCGTACAAGCCCAATGATGGCACGATGATGTACGCCAAATTCACCACAGGCTATGTGGCAGGTGGATTGTCCGCGTTGCAGGCCACCGTCAACGATCGGGCAAGCCCCACTGATCCATTGCAACCGGTGCTCGTATCTGCAGCCGTCCCTTACAAGGAAGAGACAGCTGTATCTTGGGAAGCCGGCATCAAGGCGGACTTCTTTGACCGTCGGTTGCGGACCAATTTCGCCCTATTTTACGTGACCTATAAAAATCTTCAGCAGACGTTTCCGGTCACAGCCACGGCGATCGGTCCACTCAGTCATCAACCAATCACCTTCTCTACTTTTGCCACCACCAATATCGGCAAGTCGCGTGATTATGGCCTGGAATACGAAATTTACGCCATGCCGATCGAGGGTCTGACGTTGAGCGCTACCGGCGCGTACAACAATTTCAAATATGTCGAAGCTCCTCCGGGCTCCGTGGAACCGGTTTACCGTCCCAAGTTCACGGCGAATGTGGCGGCGGAATATTCTGTTCCGCTCAGCGGCGACATGCGTGTCAGCTTCCGGGGTGATGCGGAATATCGGTCGAGTATCGCACTTGCCAATCACCGTATCGTCACTCCGTACCCTGAGAATGATCGTCTGAACGAGCTTCTCTTCCAGGATCCTCTGATGAAGTTGAACGCACGAGTCACGCTGAGCAACATTCCGATGGGGCCGACCACTAGCCGCATCTCGGTTTGGGGCCGTAATCTTACAAACAAGCAGCGGTATAATTCAGGCGGAGATTTCGGCACAGTCATCTCTGGTGTGTTCGATGACCCGGTCACCTACGGCGTTGATTTGGCTGTAGAGTTCTAA
- a CDS encoding alpha/beta fold hydrolase, with amino-acid sequence MANDLFRASYTVAGGYEISLAELGEGPVVVFVHGSGPGASGASNFRNNAQAFADAGYRVILPDLIGYGASSKPDGIDYSLELFTQTLLDALKQHGVTAGSLVGNSLGGGIALQIALDHPEFAVDKLVLMAPGCLAEHADYFAMPGIAKMRSGFGSPDFNIAEQRRLIGNLVHPGSLHLISDALVQERFAVARTQSKDVLMRMKTPNLGPRLGEVKKPIFVLWGLNDEFCPERHARLFLDACADVRCLSFSQTGHWVQVERAEEFNRYSLAFLKG; translated from the coding sequence ATGGCGAACGATCTTTTCCGCGCCAGCTATACGGTTGCGGGCGGCTATGAAATATCTTTGGCGGAACTGGGCGAAGGTCCTGTCGTGGTGTTCGTCCATGGCAGCGGCCCGGGCGCATCTGGCGCGTCCAACTTCCGCAACAATGCGCAGGCCTTTGCCGATGCGGGCTACCGCGTCATCCTGCCCGATCTTATCGGCTATGGTGCTTCGTCGAAGCCTGACGGGATCGACTATTCGCTTGAGCTGTTTACCCAGACACTCCTCGACGCCCTGAAGCAGCATGGCGTCACGGCGGGCAGTCTGGTGGGCAATTCGCTGGGCGGCGGTATCGCGCTCCAGATCGCGCTCGACCATCCTGAATTCGCGGTGGACAAGCTCGTCCTGATGGCGCCAGGATGCCTTGCCGAGCATGCAGACTATTTCGCCATGCCCGGCATCGCCAAGATGCGCTCGGGCTTTGGCAGCCCAGACTTCAACATCGCGGAACAGCGGCGCCTCATTGGCAATCTGGTACACCCCGGTTCGCTTCACCTGATCTCGGATGCTCTTGTACAGGAACGTTTCGCGGTTGCGCGCACGCAGTCGAAGGACGTCCTCATGCGAATGAAGACGCCCAACCTTGGCCCGCGTCTTGGTGAGGTCAAAAAGCCCATCTTCGTACTCTGGGGTCTCAATGACGAATTCTGCCCCGAAAGACACGCTCGCCTCTTCCTCGACGCCTGCGCCGACGTGCGCTGCCTCAGCTTCTCGCAGACCGGCCATTGGGTCCAGGTCGAGCGGGCGGAAGAGTTCAACCGCTACTCGCTGGCCTTCCTGAAGGGCTGA
- a CDS encoding IclR family transcriptional regulator, protein MIGGADEAGNMATESEEDDERIGIQSVETGMRLLNALVEHALDSPPPMLKTLALRAGMHPAKAHRYMVSLVRVGLAERDPVTDRYRLGSAARHMGIRSLQGLDVVRIASGRLEAISAQVQQSVALAIWTVIGPMVVAVHDHRGRFTIGLRVGEAMPLTRSATGMIYAAWAGATSKDLVKKELATNRAKGRSPATKAELDGIIASVRANGMAQFKSESIGVSAISAPLFDYRGELVGALTSLGSPHYFDDSMSGPIAQTLMSHARQISAELGYAPGTESFGIEAMG, encoded by the coding sequence ATGATCGGGGGCGCGGACGAAGCCGGAAATATGGCGACTGAGAGCGAAGAAGATGACGAACGTATTGGCATCCAGTCGGTCGAAACCGGGATGCGCCTGCTGAATGCGTTGGTCGAACACGCGCTGGATTCGCCGCCCCCTATGCTCAAGACTCTGGCGCTGCGCGCAGGCATGCATCCTGCCAAGGCTCATCGATACATGGTCAGCCTCGTAAGGGTGGGGTTGGCGGAGCGCGATCCCGTCACCGACCGCTATCGCCTCGGCTCTGCCGCGCGGCACATGGGCATCCGCTCCCTTCAGGGACTGGATGTCGTGCGGATCGCGAGCGGTCGTCTGGAAGCCATCAGTGCACAGGTCCAGCAGTCAGTTGCGCTGGCTATTTGGACCGTCATCGGACCGATGGTCGTGGCAGTCCATGATCATCGCGGTCGGTTCACTATCGGCCTCCGCGTGGGCGAAGCAATGCCGCTTACGCGTTCAGCCACGGGCATGATCTACGCCGCTTGGGCGGGAGCGACGTCCAAAGACCTGGTAAAAAAGGAATTGGCAACGAACCGCGCCAAAGGTCGATCGCCCGCCACCAAGGCCGAATTGGACGGGATTATCGCATCGGTGCGCGCTAACGGGATGGCGCAATTCAAAAGTGAGTCTATCGGCGTTAGCGCAATCTCCGCACCGCTGTTCGACTATCGAGGTGAATTGGTCGGCGCTCTGACGTCGCTGGGATCTCCGCATTATTTCGATGACTCAATGAGCGGCCCTATCGCCCAAACTCTTATGTCGCACGCCAGGCAGATCTCCGCCGAACTGGGCTATGCGCCTGGCACAGAATCTTTTGGGATTGAGGCGATGGGCTGA
- a CDS encoding flavin-containing monooxygenase codes for MTIETPHEVKSMRNGSNDAVDVVVIGAGFSGMYAIHRLRNDYKVTCFEAGDGVGGTWYWNRYPGARVDIESMEYSYSFDEELQQEWKWPEMFSAQPDLEAYANHVADRFKLRDYIRFSTRVERLEFDEAANRWHVYTDHGEHVVCKYVVAATGSLNVPTFPNWPGKEDFKGEIYHTARWPREGVDVSGKRVGIIGTGSTSIQASPILAQSAEHLYVFQRTPAFSMPSGNRPISEEYDREWKESYSERRERMWKTVGLSLIKLPEKSVFDYTPEERRAILEKAWNSQSAFQLQVTFSDSQTDPKANEIVSEFVREKIRSTVKDPTVAELLCPKTYPLGAKRLCIDSGYFEMYNRDNVTLVDARTNPIIGFTPEGLQTTAATYDLDVVVFATGFDAMTGAMTKMNITGVGGVTIRDKWRNGPTTYLGMMVAGFPNLFMVHGPQSPSVLCTMIMGGEWQVNWIARVIDEMERDGFERIDTTVEAEEGWSAELNGVADYTLFKKADSWYMGSNVEGKPRSFMVYVGGYERYSSLCTGAVDNGYDGFVRLKAPANTEAV; via the coding sequence ATGACAATTGAGACCCCCCATGAGGTTAAATCGATGCGGAACGGTTCGAACGACGCAGTCGACGTCGTTGTGATCGGGGCGGGCTTCAGCGGGATGTACGCGATCCATCGCCTTCGTAACGATTACAAGGTTACATGCTTCGAGGCAGGCGATGGCGTTGGCGGCACATGGTATTGGAATCGTTATCCAGGCGCTCGTGTCGATATCGAGAGCATGGAATATTCATACAGCTTCGATGAGGAGCTTCAGCAGGAATGGAAGTGGCCGGAGATGTTCTCCGCGCAGCCTGATCTGGAGGCCTATGCGAACCATGTTGCTGACCGCTTCAAGCTGCGCGACTATATCCGTTTCTCCACCCGCGTTGAGCGACTGGAGTTTGACGAAGCAGCGAACCGCTGGCACGTCTATACGGATCATGGCGAACACGTCGTGTGCAAGTATGTGGTCGCGGCTACGGGCAGCCTGAACGTGCCGACCTTCCCCAACTGGCCTGGAAAAGAGGACTTTAAGGGTGAGATTTACCACACCGCACGTTGGCCGCGGGAGGGTGTCGATGTATCCGGCAAGCGGGTTGGCATCATTGGAACCGGATCGACAAGCATCCAGGCGTCGCCCATACTCGCGCAGAGCGCTGAACATCTCTATGTTTTCCAGCGCACGCCCGCCTTCAGCATGCCATCGGGCAACCGGCCGATTTCCGAGGAGTATGACCGGGAATGGAAGGAGAGCTATTCGGAGCGGCGCGAAAGGATGTGGAAGACTGTTGGTCTGTCCTTGATCAAGCTGCCGGAGAAGTCGGTTTTCGACTATACACCTGAGGAACGGCGGGCAATCCTGGAGAAGGCGTGGAATTCACAAAGCGCCTTCCAGCTGCAGGTAACGTTCAGTGACAGCCAAACCGATCCAAAGGCAAACGAGATCGTAAGCGAGTTCGTTCGCGAAAAGATACGTTCGACCGTCAAGGATCCCACGGTTGCCGAACTTCTGTGTCCAAAAACCTATCCGCTCGGTGCCAAGCGGCTTTGCATCGATTCCGGTTACTTCGAGATGTATAATCGCGATAACGTGACCTTGGTGGACGCCCGGACGAACCCCATCATCGGCTTCACACCGGAAGGTCTTCAGACGACGGCTGCGACCTATGATCTGGACGTGGTTGTTTTCGCGACCGGCTTCGATGCGATGACCGGCGCGATGACCAAGATGAACATTACCGGCGTGGGTGGTGTTACCATTCGCGATAAATGGCGTAATGGTCCCACCACCTATCTGGGGATGATGGTGGCGGGTTTCCCGAACCTCTTCATGGTTCACGGCCCACAGAGCCCGTCCGTCTTGTGCACAATGATCATGGGTGGCGAATGGCAGGTGAACTGGATCGCGCGCGTGATCGACGAGATGGAAAGGGACGGCTTCGAACGGATCGATACGACGGTTGAGGCTGAGGAGGGCTGGAGCGCCGAACTCAACGGGGTTGCGGACTATACCCTGTTTAAGAAGGCCGATTCCTGGTACATGGGATCAAACGTCGAAGGAAAGCCGCGAAGCTTCATGGTGTATGTGGGTGGCTACGAACGCTACTCCTCGCTTTGCACCGGCGCAGTGGACAACGGCTACGACGGGTTCGTGCGTTTGAAAGCGCCCGCTAACACAGAAGCGGTTTGA